AATAACGCTCTTTATTCTTCTGAACGTGGTCTGATTCTCAGACTCTCCGTTGTGGGTTGCTAGGACTAGGACTGGCTTGGGAGTCTAAGCAAAGGGAAGTCACAGTGTGAGCTGGCAGCCGGCTCCAAGAGCGGGTTTCCTTCGTTCTCCTGGACCCGCTCCCtgctccgcccccccccccacagtctTTTCAGAACCCAGTACATTGTAAGAGGAAGAAAGCACTAGGCGTTTTGTTCCTGGAAGTTTATTTGTGTCTGGATGTGCCTCACTGTCTTTGCAGGCTCATTCCATAGCCCAGTTTGTATCCCCGAGTTCACACAGGATAGAAACAGCCCCGGGTGGGTGTCTCACCTCCCTGTGGTTCAGAATCCGGTGGTCACCAGCCACCCGGGCGCTGAGCCTGCCCGAGCGTCTCAGTGACCCGTGCCCCCTCCCTTTATTTACAGTAAATTCCAAGGCTGAAGTCAGGTTCCACCTGGCCAGCGCCGAGTGGATTGCAGAGCCCGTACGGCAGAAGATGGCGGTCACGGTAACCACGGGCCCGTAACCACGggccccttcctttctctttaacCCTCAGTCACTTTTAGGCCTTTACTCTGTAGAACTCTGGTTTTGCCTTTGTTCTCCGCAGCACAAAAATAAGATCAACAGGGCAGGAGAGTTGATCCTTACCTCTGAATGCAGCCGCTATCAGTTCCGAAATCTGGCAGATTGCCTACAGAAAATTCGAGACATGATTACTgaggccagccagccagccaaggAGCCATCCAGAGAAGATGCTGTACTTCAGAAAATCAGGTACTGGAAAATTCCCTGAGCTTCTGTAAACCAATTTGTGTGGACAAGGGGCTACACAGGGAAGAAAGGAGGCACGGTGAAGCCCACGACCTGCCAGCAGGCAGGTGGACAAGCTCCGGGAATGGGAGAGACTCGGACCCGGAGTGGAGGCTTCTGGGCCGGCGCCTGCTGCTTCGGCTGCTCTGCTTCCCGCTCAGCTGGCAGCTCCTCTCACCACTTTGATAACCACTGATTGGGCATCTGGGCgtaattgtgtttttctttgttttcaggaTAGAAAACATGAATCGGGAAAGGctgagaaaaaagagaataaattctgCCATAAAGACAAGCAGGAGGGTAGATGTGGACTGAAATCATCCCCTCGAGCTGGCAAAGACCCTCTTTAGGGCCTCCAAGCAGCTGCCACCGAGGGAGCTTTAACACCATCAGGAGACGCGTGTGTTGTTTGTTGTCAGTGCTTGTCTGTAACATTGGAACCATCTCAGGAATGTTCATCTGGAATGAGGGTTGTAGGCAGTGGTTGCAGAGGTCTTTACAGGCAATTACCATGTTGTCAAACCTCTATTATCCATTTAATATATTAGTTGCAATAAAGTTCTAAACTCAGTGGGCTTCCGCTTCTCAGAATGCTTCAGAACAGAatccctcccttttctctcagTTTAAATCTGCCTAATAATTATTGGCTGATTGTACAGCCCCGGaggagcacagagggatgagcccTTTGGGAACATGGGGCAGAAGGGCTGAGACAGGTGCGTGGGCATCAGAACTGGGCCTGGAGACAGGGCTAGAATATTAATCAGTCGAGAGCCGGGAGGACATGCCAGTTGAAGGGAATAGTGTGAATAAAGGAGACCAGAGAAAAGGCTGGGGTGGAGGAGATGGTGAGGAATCCATCTGAATGGGGAATTTGTCCAGGTCGTTGTGAGAGGTGAGTCTGGAGGGGGAGATAGAAGTTCAAGGTGCAGGGTCTCAGGTTCAAATTgaggaatttagatttttttccttttttaaattttatttatttttggctgcgttgggtcttcgttgcagtgcgcgggcttctcactgcggtggcttctgttattgcggagcgcgggctctagggcacaggctcagtagttgtggcgcacgggcttagttgctccatggcatgtgggatcttcccggaccagggcttgaacctgtgtcccctgcgttagcaggcagagtcttaaccgccgtgccaccagggaagtcccgataaatGACTCTTACGAAATACAAAAGATGTGGAAGATagggtccctgtcctcaagggaCTCAGAGCCCAGTAGGGAGCTGAGGCTCATATACAAGGAAGTGCAGCATTCTTTggttcattaattcaacaaatatttattgaacaccggGCAGTGGGCCAGGTCCTGGGGAATCAGCAACGAACAAAACAGAGTCCTTCTTCCGGAGAACTTCCATTTGATCAGAGGATGATAAAAGCTGAGAAGAAAAATGGATTCGTCTGGGTAACGTGACCTAAAACGTGGTAAATAACACAAGAAAGGTCTAAATAGATTTTGGGAAGGAACTAGTTCCAGCTGGATGGTCAGTGAAGATGTACTTGATGTGCTTGAGATGGGAtggaagaaggggaggggctgGCCAAGGGAGCAAGGTAAGAGCTTGTCACCTGGAGGCTCCAGTGATGGCCAAGGGCCCTGCCTGTTGCCGGGACAGTAAACCATAGTATTGAGAGAATGGGCTGTGAAGCCAGCTGCCCTGGATCAGCTGCTGACTTCCACCACCcccagctgtgcaaccttgggcaaacTACTCGGCCTCTCTGAACCTTAGCTTCACCATCTATAAACTACGGATGATGTTGTTAGATGTTGTTAGTGCCCACCTCGTAGGGTGGTAGTGGTTAGTGGCACTGAGCCTATACCCAGGGAATGTTAGCCATAATTAACAGTTTAGCCATGATTAAACAGTTCCAGTTTGGCTGGAAGCCAGGGGGTGAGGAGCTGTGGAAGACACACCTGCCACCTTGAGTGGGAGCCAGGCCTAGAAAGGCCTTAAATGTGACAGCTAAGACATTTAGACTCCACCCCTACAGAGGCTGTCAGGGGAAGATTAATCTGACTGTGACTGAATGAGAAAAGACTGCGGGGAAGTGGACACAGGTTGATGGACAGACCCATGTGAGCAGTTAGGGACCCATCCTGGAACTAGGGCAGTGGCTACTGGCATGGAGAGAAAATAGCAGGTGCAAAAGGGACAGAAGATTGGCTTGGGTGGAGTGCGAGCTGGTGTGTGACAAGGGTGCTGAGCTTTCAGCCAGGAAAGTCACCGAGGGAGCAGGCTTGGGAGAATGGTTGGATGATGGATATGGTTTTGCCTTCGAGGAGCTGACTTTGTGGGGCCTGAGGAGGAATGCTTAGGTGGAGATAGCCAGGAGAGGGAatggagctggagctggggagTGAGGTCAAAGCTGGAGATGCAGGACGGGACAAGTAGAGTCTTGGGAATGGAGGAGCAGTTAAAGATGAGGCAAGGCAGGGAGACGCTTGGCAAGACGATGGTGGCGGGAAACCAGAGAGGGCATCTCTCTGGTTAAACTCGAGCCTAGTGATGGACCTGTGAGGCCCTCAGAAGACATTGGTGGCACGTGAAGGGACCTGGAAAAGCATTCGAGATATtcgaggaggggaaggaggtaaagagaaacaaaagccagGGGACAGAGAGTGGAGAACAAGGGCAGgacctgtcatttaaaaaaaaaaaggttgagggCAAAAGAATGAACATGGGTGAACTCACAGACACAATGATGAGTGATAGAGGCCAGACTATAAAagaatatgattccatttgtatgaagctcaaaaccaggcaaaactacCGATTTATGGTAACGAGAGGGAAGTATTTACTCGGAGGCAGTGGTGACTGATGGGGAGGGGATATAAGAGAGCCTTCAGCGGCGcaggaactgttctgtatctcaTCCAGCCATGACCTTAAGATCTGTACACCTTACTGCATGGATGTTACACCTCAGCAAACAGACCAATTAGTAACTGAAAGGAGGACATTCTCAAGGCTGGAGACTGGAGCCAGGTGGAGTACATTCCTCTTTCTTGCTGGTATTAAGGGTTTGTGCAGACTCTATATGTgggtgagagaaaaaaaagaatgtctccaAGTCCCTGGAAGGCAAAGGTCTCAACGCAGGCACCACAGGAAGTGAACACTGCTCTTGGCTAAAGCTTCTCCTGTTATATCTTTCAGATCCGCGTGAATTTTAGTAATGGATTTTAAACGtgtgtaacattttaaaatgtgctttttctgtatttgtattACCTTTTGCATAACAGtttaaaggaacaaaatattaGAGTCAAGTATCTAGTTGGGTGATCCATTTCTTtcctgtatattatatatttgcgTACATATATATTTCTACTATTAAGACTGGAAGGATTTGTTCCTCCCCGTTGTACATCGTTTCATGATGGGGGATTTTGACTTTGTGTTTCAGTATTTGTGATTGATACTAGTttgttctccttcccttcctacaCTACCTTTTCCTAAAATTCTTGGATTTTCTGTCAGTTCTGTAGAGGTGGACAAAATGGCCATGGTGGTAAAATTTGGAAATGACTACAAACGGCAGCCTTCACCCGCCATCCATGGTCCAGGTGTCCAGCAGCCTCAGCACCGGCCTCCCAGGCCCCGCTGTGCTTCCGGGTGCGGGTGGCAGAAGGTGGTGAGTTCACTTCCCACCGTGGTTTCTTCCTAACGGTTGACCGTGAGCACCTGAGAGCCTACCCTCTCGCGGCCTCGGCCCCCCGTTAAGTCGTGCTTTGCAAGGCCCGGGGTCAGACCGCCTACTAGGGGGAGAGAGGCCAGAAGGGTGTGAAGTGCAGGCCCCAGTGGCCTAATGGATAAGGCACTGGCCTCCTAAGCCAGGGATTGTGGGTTCGAGTCCCACCTGGGGTAAGGGTACCTTTTTTGGCTCCTTCCGTCCGTAAAGGACTCTGGAATTCCTGCGCTGTGGTTCCACCGCATTGAAGACTCCAAACACACTGCGTTCGGGCCCGCGAGTGGAAGACCGAACAACCGGTTCCGCAAGGAGAGATCCCAAAGCCAGTGACTGCACCCCTGCGCCCCTGGAAGCCACCAACTTTGGGACAGCTCACAGGCCGAGGGTAAAGGGCCAGAGTAAGGGTGTAACGTCACCAGGACACGAAGGGGGAGTGCGGGACACAGCCCGAGGCTGGGACACGCCAACTAATTGGCTGCAAATGAGGCCCTGGTACGCTGCACGGCAGAAGGCGAGCAGAGACCAGGCGCGTGGGGAGCCCCTGGGTCCCTAGATCCCTAGGCTACAGCCTCGGAGGCCCGCGCAATGCGAGCACAAAAGTTACTTCGGGGTGAAACTCTCCAACCCTGACGCCACCCCAGGTGGGACTCGAACCCACAATCCCTGGCTTAGGAGGCCAGTGCCTTATCCATTAGGCCACTGGGGCTCGATAACAAGGGTACACCACGTGGTCCATGGTAACGTGCAGCCGCACGCGCACAGGCCTCACTCGGGCCTGCCATGACGCCCGCCGCACAGTGGACCCGAAGAACGAGGGCCGGCCCTGGGCAGCCTGCAGGACAACCGGAGGGCACACGCGCGGGGCTACGAGAAAAGTTAAGGTTCAAGGTGAGGCGACCGCGCAGTGCCGGGGGGCAGGAAGGTGAGCGTCAAGATGCCCGAAGGACGCGCGAAGAGGGCGGTGAAACCGCAAACGAAGCGGGTTAGGATTATTGAGCCACCAAAGCCAGGAGCCCCTCATCCAAAACCAAGCCGACCACGAAGGGACTCGAACCCTCAATCTTCTGATCCGAAGTCAGACGCCTTATCCGTTAGGCCACGCGGTCACGCCGCCCACAGGCTCGCAACGCGATAGTTAAgtgcaccccccccccccttgAAGGTGGCGTTGGCGCAAGAAACGACCGTGTGCGTTTGACCACAAAGTGTGTCCCAGGTGTGGCGGAGGAAGAACCACAATGCGGTCCCTGCATCTGGCGTCAGCGCTGGTGCGGCCTTGGGTCACCAAATAAGTCTACGGGTGACTCCTACTTCGCGAGGAGGCCGCGTGCCCTAATGAATAAAATGTCTGACTTCGGATTAACAGTTTGAGCCCCTTCGTGGTCGAAACGTCTTAGTCCCGAAAAGATAGCACTCTTGTACCGCAACCAAATCCCAGTCCTTGCCCTTGTTTTAGACACGTAGAGCCCTTCGGACCCTCTCACAGCAGCTACTTCCGTCACCTGGACCTGGTAGTTAGGGCTCGTGTCCAAACGGGCTTTGCACCTGGAAACTTCCGGGCTGACGTCATTACGCAGCCATGCGACCTCATAGTTCAAGAGGCATGTGATCCGGCGCCGCTTGCGAGAAGCCCCAGTGGCCTAATGGATAAGGCACTGGCCTCCTAAGCCAGGGATTGTGGGTTCGAGTCCCATCTGGGGTGAGGTGGCTTAACCACTGCGTGTcgcacattttctctttttaagaccatttgtgtgtgtgcgggtgtgtgtgtatgtctctgtTGCAATTAATTTGCCCTTTCTTTTTGATCGAACCTGACTATACTTTTAAAGGTATGACGGAAAATGGTACCCCACTTCTTGTTGCCTCTTTGGGTTGGCATCTAAACAGACAACGTGGTGAAAGGGCTCTGCAAGCTACAAATCTCTGTGCAAAAGAAGCGAGCGTGTTCTGTGTGAGTCCACCGCTATAAAGTTAAAATCAGGCAACACCTTAGCccgtccctccctgccccctaaACCCTCCACGGGAGACGGGCAGGCGGTGTGTGGCGCCGCCCACCTCCATGCCCTCAGTCCTGGTGTGGACTCTGTCTCCCTTGAGAGGGCACCCACCACACTGCCCTGTGCTAGGGCCAGGAGGGGTGCAACGAAGCTCGTGTGTACAGCACGCGCATTGGACAGTGGGGATAACTGCCAATCTCTTGAGTATACCCAAGTCCCGCGGGGAAAAGATGGCACGCTCACATCGGGTGATCCCAGGAGTATTTAAAAAGGGATTagtgggtaaacaacaaggtcctactgtatagcacagggaactatattcaatatcctgtgattaaaccataatggaagagtgttaaaaagaatgtgtctatatatatataacatatatatctgaatcactttgctgtacagcagaaattaacacatttaaaatcaactatacttcaataaaaaataaataaaataaaaagggattatctactgtataacatagggaacaatactcaatatcctgtgattaaaccataatggaaaataatattaaaaagaatgtgtgtatatatatataacatgtatatataatatgcatatctgaatcactttgccgtatagcagaaattaacaacatttaaaatcgactatatttcaataataaataaattaaaggatTATCGGGGAGATGTACATTTATGATTTTCACACtgtcgtgtgtgtgtatatatatatatatatatatatatatatatatatatatataattatcctttggtaaaatgtttaatttttgttttaactgtACTTTTCTGACCagggatgtttttttttttttaccttgaagCCCTGAGGAGCTATGGGTGTGTATCCAAGTTGACTATCGCACTGTGTGCCCTTTGGGGATGCTGTATTTACTCGGGGAGAGGCTGTATTGTTCGTCAGGTTTTCATAAGTCCTTGactcaaaaaagtttaaaaaccacCATTCCTTGTACTTTTGTAGAAAGAAATAACAAACTAGAAGTACAGAatccccctctcccttctccagagTCATCCAGAATTCTTCCTGTTCTCTCTGCTCTAAGCCAGCCTCCAAGTTTTAGGGATGATACTTTCCAGCTCTCTCTGGCTCCCAAGACCCGCTGCGTGGCTGCAGCATCACAGGCCTAGGCTGCAAAGCTGGGGCTACTGCTAAAACCATCCTCCAGGCCCTGCGTCCACGGAGCCAACATTCAAGTGAGAGAAAAGACAGTAAACTAATACCAGGaggatttcaaaataaagagGGTGATGGGAAACTATTAGTTGAgtagtcagagaaggcctctggGTACAGAACGGCAAAGGTACCATTGGTAATCTCGTCACCTTCAGAGGACTTCTTTAATACCTTGGGTGACACACTACCTACTTCATGGGGTTATCGTGAGGAGTATTTATGCTCAGTGATTAGAACAGTCCCTGGAACGTAGTGTGTGCTCTGTAAGTCATGGTCATCACCATTTACTATGATACTAGCTTGCTCCGTTATTCAAGGTTTTTGTGTGATACTCTCCTACCAGACGTGAACCCCTGAAGGCTCAAATTTCATCttacatttcttctctttcattcataAGGAATTCATATTAAGATTCTTCTAAATGCCAAGCACAGTGCTAAGCCCTGGGAAATATAAATATGACTAAGGTATAGTACTGGCACTCAACAGAGAATCTTCTAGAATCCTCTAGATTTTCCTAACCTTCTAGGATGACGAACAGGAATCGCAAATGTCTGAAGGTAAGGGGCGCGTGAGAGGGGCAGTTAGCAATCTGCTATGGCTGTAATGGAGGAAGGAGAACAATGTACGAAGAGAGAACCCTGGAGTAAGGAAATTTACATTTGATCTTGCCGGcagagggttttaagcagaggagcaAAATAACTATACTTGCAGTTTGAAAAGACCCCTTGGCAGCATGGTAAAGAAtgaattagagggcttccctggtggcgcagtggttgggagtccaccggctgatgcaggggacacgggttcgtgacctgatctgggaggatcccacatgccgcggagcggctgggcccgtgagccatgaccgctgagcctgcgcgtccggagcctggaggccacaacagtgagaggtccacgtaccgcattagaaaaaaaaaaaaaaaaaaaaaatgaatgaattagagggactttcctggtgacgcagtggctaagaatccgcctgccaatgctagtgagacacgggtttgatccctggtccaggaagatcccacattccctggagcaactaagcccgtgcaccacaactactgagcctgcactctagagcccgtgagccacaactaccgagcccatgtaatgcaactactgaagcctgcgcgccccatgctctgcaacaagagaagccactgcaatgagaagcccgcgcaccgcaaggaagagtagcccctgctcgccactagagaaagcccgcgtgcagcaatgaagacccaacgcagccaaaaataagtaaataaatatttgtttttaaaagaatgaattagagacaacgttgtaaatcaactacactccaataaatattaaaaaaaaaaaaaaaaaagaatgaattagaggCAGGTGAGGGTGCAGGCAGAGAGATCCCTTAGGGAAAGATGTATGGTTCAGGGAAGAAATAAGCAAACCGTGAATGGAGGCGATAGCAGGGACACCAAGAGGAGGGAAGTAAAACAGATGTTCAGGAAATGGAACCTGTGGATATGGTTCCTAACTGCTGTGGGATGAGGGAGACAAGGAGCCCAAGATGGTGCCCAGGATTTTGGGGGACAGTGGTGCCACCCCCCAAGACAGATGGGGAAGGGATGAATTCAGGGCTGATTATCTCAAGTTGAA
The genomic region above belongs to Phocoena phocoena chromosome 19, mPhoPho1.1, whole genome shotgun sequence and contains:
- the MRPL58 gene encoding large ribosomal subunit protein mL62 isoform X1; its protein translation is MAAVRWLCWGLNRAESWLLPLPARCPHRTLKKQVEGTEFQSIYSLDKLYPKSRGSDTAWRVPDDAEQANYDIPIDRLTISYCRSSGPGGQNVNKVNSKAEVRFHLASAEWIAEPVRQKMAVTHKNKINRAGELILTSECSRYQFRNLADCLQKIRDMITEASQPAKEPSREDAVLQKIRKHESGKAEKKENKFCHKDKQEGRCGLKSSPRAGKDPL
- the MRPL58 gene encoding large ribosomal subunit protein mL62 isoform X2 gives rise to the protein MAAVRWLCWGLNRAESWLLPLPARCPHRTLKKQVEGTEFQSIYSLDKLYPKSRGSDTAWRVPDDAEQANYDIPIDRLTISYCRSSGPGGQNVNKVNSKAEVRFHLASAEWIAEPVRQKMAVTHKNKINRAGELILTSECSRYQFRNLADCLQKIRDMITEASQPAKEPSREDAVLQKIRIENMNRERLRKKRINSAIKTSRRVDVD